In Arvicola amphibius chromosome 13, mArvAmp1.2, whole genome shotgun sequence, a genomic segment contains:
- the Slitrk1 gene encoding SLIT and NTRK-like protein 1, producing the protein MLLWILLLETSLCFAAGNVTGDVCKEKICSCNEIEGDLHVDCEKRGFTSLQRFTAPTSQFYHLFLHGNSLTRLFPNEFANFYNAVSLHMENNGLHEIVPGAFLGLQLVKRLHINNNKIKSFRKQTFLGLDDLEYLQADFNLLRDIDPGAFQDLNKLEVLILNDNLISTLPANVFQYVPITHLDLRGNRLKTLPYEEVLEQIPGIAEILLEDNPWDCTCDLLSLKEWLENIPKNALIGRVVCEAPTRLQGKDLNETTEQDLCPLKNRVDSSLPAPPAQEETFAPGPLPTPFKTNGQDEHATPGSVPNGGTKIPGNWQLKIKPTPPIATGSARNKPPGQGLPCPGGCSCDHIPGSGLKMNCNNRNVSSLADLKPKLSNVQELFLRDNKIHSIRKSHFVDYKNLILLDLGNNNIANIENNTFKNLLDLRWLYMDSNYLDTLSREKFAGLQNLEYLNVEYNAIQLILPGTFNAMPKLRILILNNNLLRSLPVDVFAGVSLSKLSLHNNYFMYLPVAGVLDQLTSIIQIDLHGNPWECSCTIVPFKQWAERLGSEVLMSDLKCETPVNFFRKDFMLLSNDEICPQLYARISPTLTSHSKNSTGLAETGTHSNSYLDTSRVSISVLVPGLLLVFVTSAFTVVGMLVFILRNRKRSKRRDANSSASEINSLQTVCDSSYWHNGPYNADGSHRVYDCGSHSLSD; encoded by the coding sequence ATGCTGCTTTGGATTCTGTTGCTGGAGACGTCTCTTTGTTTTGCCGCTGGAAACGTTACAGGGGACGTTTGTAAAGAGAAGATCTGTTCTTGCAATGAGATAGAAGGGGACTTACACGTTGACTGTGAAAAAAGGGGCTTTACAAGTCTGCAGCGCTTCACCGCCCCGACTTCCCAGTTTTACCATTTATTTCTGCATGGCAATTCCCTCACTCGACTTTTCCCTAATGAGTTCGCTAACTTTTATAATGCGGTTAGTTTGCATATGGAAAACAATGGCTTGCATGAAATCGTTCCTGGGGCTTTTCTGGGGCTGCAGCTGGTGAAACGGCTGCatatcaacaacaacaagatCAAGTCTTTTCGAAAGCAGACTTTTTTGGGGCTGGACGATCTGGAATACCTCCAGGCTGATTTTAATTTATTACGGGATATAGACCCGGGGGCCTTCCAGGACTTGAACAAGTTGGAAGTCCTCATTTTAAACGACAATCTCATCAGCACTCTACCTGCCAATGTATTCCAGTATGTGCCCATCACCCACCTCGACCTCCGCGGAAATAGGCTGAAAACATTGCCCTATGAGGAGGTTTTGGAGCAGATCCCTGGCATTGCTGAGATCTTGCTAGAGGATAACCCTTGGGACTGCACCTGTGATCTGCTCTCCCTGAAAGAATGGCTAGAAAACATTCCCAAAAATGCCCTGATCGGCCGAGTGGTCTGCGAAGCCCCCACCAGGCTTCAGGGTAAAGACCTCAATGAAACCACTGAGCAGGACTTGTGTCCTTTGAAAAATAGAGTGGATTCTAGTCTCCCGGCTCCTCCTGCCCAGGAAGAGACCTTCGCTCCTGGCCCCCTGCCAACTCCTTTCAAGACAAATGGGCAAGACGAGCATGCCACCCCAGGGTCTGTTCCAAATGGAGGTACAAAGATCCCGGGTAACTGGCAGCTCAAAATCAAACCCACACCACCGATAGCAACTGGGAGCGCCAGAAACAAACCCCCAGGCCAAGGCTTGCCCTGCCCCGGGGGCTGCAGCTGTGACCACATCCCAGGTTCAGGCTTAAAGATGAACTGTAACAACCGGAACGTGAGCAGCTTAGCTGATTTGAAGCCTAAGCTCTCCAATGTTCAAGAGCTTTTCCTCCGAGATAACAAGATCCACAGCATCCGAAAATCTCACTTTGTGGATTACAAGAACCTCATTCTGTTGGATCTGGGCAACAACAACATCGCAAACATAGAGAACAACACTTTCAAGAACCTTTTGGACCTCAGGTGGCTGTACATGGATAGTAACTACCTGGACACTCTGTCCCGGGAGAAATTTGCTGGGCTGCAGAACCTGGAGTATCTGAACGTGGAGTACAACGCGATTCAGCTCATTCTCCCTGGTACTTTTAATGCCATGCCCAAGCTGAGGATTCTTATTCTTAACAACAACTTGCTGAGGTCCCTACCCGTGGACGTTTTTGCTGGGGTTTCCCTGTCTAAGCTCAGCCTGCACAACAACTACTTCATGTACCTCCCAGTGGCAGGGGTGCTTGACCAATTAACCTCTATCATCCAGATAGATCTGCACGGCAACCCCTGGGAGTGCTCCTGCACCATTGTGCCTTTCAAGCAATGGGCAGAACGTCTGGGCTCCGAGGTGCTGATGAGCGACCTCAAGTGTGAGACGCCGGTGAACTTCTTTAGGAAGGATTTCATGCTGCTCTCCAATGACGAGATCTGCCCCCAGCTGTACGCGAGGATCTCGCCCACGTTAACTTCGCACAGTAAAAACAGCACTGGGTTGGCGGAGACCGGGACGCACTCCAACTCCTACCTAGACACCAGCAGGGTGTCCATCTCCGTGTTGGTCCCGGGACTGCTCCTGGTGTTCGTCACCTCCGCCTTCACCGTGGTGGGCATGCTCGTGTTTATCCTGAGGAACCGAAAGCGGTCCAAGAGAAGGGATGCCAATTCCTCAGCGTCCGAAATTAATTCCCTACAGACAGTCTGTGACTCTTCCTACTGGCACAATGGGCCTTACAATGCAGACGGGTCCCATAGGGTGTATGATTGCGGCTCTCACTCACTCTCAGACTAA